The following are encoded together in the Gasterosteus aculeatus chromosome 7, fGasAcu3.hap1.1, whole genome shotgun sequence genome:
- the LOC144410336 gene encoding uncharacterized protein LOC144410336 isoform X2, translating into MGEAMEAAMARLLQAQAQQVQSMAALQGTFDRLAENLTPRAPHASPTALLTKQTPGDDVEAFLEVFERTAEREGWPEDRWAHILAPFLTGDAQRAYQDLGTREATDYPTLKGAILAHYGHNLAGRAQRVHDWVYDPQGPVRSQVVRLGRLTRSWLVTGEGPAAIDRVVMDRCIRALPLDAKRWAAQNHPASVDELINLLENHRVSQQMTAGTCPAPRGLEGRAPIRPSATLLRPAPRTAPRPTPDRSEWRCFSCGQLGHIARQCPAGDVPMPSASTEEQHRPGRCLMTTCWTPPIPGAATVPVRVGNQDTSALIDSGSVVTLIRPEWAEGEEGPRIEVTCVHGDLKAYPTRWIQVCTPRGSFSIRAGLVPDLPVPMIIGRDCPIFERFWGLRPRGGHDRASQPRPIRRGRPRAACAAHAPSGSSDEGPPEEARPLPPSPSTAPGGSNRAGGRTPDTDTATEGSQIPRGGEGGSLTEFSEFPLVADGMGNRKGQFATAQKEDDTLKHAWARVLAHDGQPIDPVSALSYPFFVTKNSLLYRMCQKGGQTVEQLVVPRPYTSKVLYLAHSHLMGAHLGMDKTRERIETRFYWPGMKRAVVDYCAGCPECQLVAPRPSVRHPLIPLPIIEEPFERLAMDIVGPLPKTSRGHRYILVIIDYATRYPEALPLRAATAKAVGKELFLLFSRVGIAKEILTDQGTCFMSRVLKEMLRLLQVKQLRTSVYHPQTDGLVERFNQTLKRMLKKVMEADGKNWDQLLPYVLFGVREVPQASTGFSPFELLYGRRPRGLLDIAKEAWESQPSPHRTIIEHVDQMRTRMAQVWPVVREHLQQAQQAQARVYNRGAQVRAFQPGERVLVLVPSADCKFLAKWQGPYEVVTRVNEANYQSLPGPPAQPTPALTARIPLPNVPMGDHLSPSQLQDLREVVWQHLDVFSDLPGRTAVATHDIRTEPGVTVRVKPYRVPEARREAIRQEVSRMLQLGVIEESHSAWSSPVVLVPKPDGSYRFCNDFRRLNDASQFDAYPMPRVDELIDRLGTARFISTLDLTKGYWQVPLTTRAREKTAFATPEGLYQYTVLPFGVHGAPATFQRLMDKILRPHQGYAAAYIDDIVIHSDDWETHLSRLRAVLGALRGAGLTANPKKCRLGLEEASYLGYRIGRGNVRPQDAKVEAILSWPRPKTKRQVKSFLGLVGYYQRFIPRYATMAAPLHDLTRKRGPDKVKWNTEANGAFECLRQALCTKPVLVTPAFSLPFLVHTDASEVGLGAVLSQVRDGEEHPVMYISRKFLPNERAYSTVEKEALAIKWALDKLRYYLLGRSFTLVTDHAPLKWMAQAKDSNARVTRWFLTLQDYKFTVEHRPGKEHANADALSRRDVCMWAGRRGPGFLLGWGSCGNPRVQVPRSTNQHQGQVTKRGYAPPPPGDNERHSCGS; encoded by the exons ATGGGAGAAGCAATGGAGGCCGCGATGGCCAGGCTTCTCCAAGCCCAGGCGCAGCAGGTGCAGAGCATGGCAGCCCTTCAGGGGACATTCGACCGGCTGGCTGAGAACTTAACCCCAAGGGCCCCTCACGCGTCCCCAACAGCTCTACTCACAAAGCAGACCCCCGGAGACGATGTGGAGGCCTTCCTTGAGGTCTTCGAACGAACGGCAGAACGTGAAGGCTGGCCGGAAGACAGGTGGGCACACATTCTGGCGCCTTTTCTGACAGGGGACGCCCAGAGGGCGTACCAAGACCTCGGGACCAGGGAGGCTACAGACTACCCAACGCTGAAGGGGGCCATCCTGGCCCACTATGGGCACAATTTAGCCGGCCGCGCCCAGCGGGTCCACGATTGGGTGTACGACCCCCAGGGTCCCGTGCGGAGCCAGGTGGTGCGCCTGGGGAGGCTTACCCGTAGCTGGTTGGTGACCGGGGAGGGTCCAGCTGCCATCGACCGCGTCGTTATGGACCGCTGCATCCGGGCCCTGCCTCTCGACGCCAAGCGATGGGCAGCCCAGAACCACCCCGCGTCGGTGGACGAGCTGATTAACCTACTGGAGAACCATCGGGTCAGCCAGCAGATGACGGCGGGGACATGCCCTGCTCCCCGAGGCCTTGAGGGACGGGCTCCGATCCGGCCATCAGCAACCCTTCTTCGCCCGGCTCCGAGAACCGCTCCGCGCCCAACACCCGACAGGTCTGAGTGGAGATGTTTTTCGTGCGGCCAGTTAGGACATATTGCCCGGCAGTGCCCTGCGGGCGATGTGCCCATGCCCTCCGCCAGCACGGAGGAACAGCACCGCCCAGGGAGGTGCCTCATGACTACCTGTTGGACCCCCCCAATACCCGGCGCCGCAACTGTGCCGGTTCGGGTCGGGAACCAGGACACCTCAGCCCTGATAGATTCGGGTAGTGTGGTTACCCTGATCCGCCCTGAGTGggcggaaggagaagaggggccACGCATCGAGGTGACCTGCGTCCATGGGGACCTCAAGGCATATCCAACGAGATGGATCCAGGTGTGTACCCCCCGGGGATCTTTTTCCATACGGGCTGGGCTGGTTCCCGACCTCCCGGTCCCCATGATCATTGGACGCGACTGCCCCATTTTTGAGAGATTTTGGGGTCTGCGACCGAGGGGAGGGCACGATAGGGCCTCCCAGCCAAGACCCATCCGACGCGGGAGACCCAGGGCTGCCTGTGCGGCCCACGCTCCGTCCGGTTCGTCCGACGAGGGCCCCCCGGAAGAGGCAAGACCCCTTCCCCCCTCGCCTTCGACTGCACCAGGAGGCTCCAACCGGGCGGGGGGCCGAACCCCCGATACGGACACCGCTACGGAGGGATCCCAAATccccagagggggggagggcgggagccTTACGGAGTTCTCAGAATTCCCCTTAGTCGCGGACGGGATGGGGAACAGAAAGGGCCAGTTTGCTACAGCCCAGAAAGAAGACGACACCCTGAAACACGCCTGGGCTCGGGTGCTCGCCCACGACGGACAGCCCATCGACCCGGTGAGTGCCTTGTCTTACCCcttctttgttacaaaaaatTCATTGCTGTATAGGATGTGCCAGAAAGGAGGGCAGACAGTCGAACAGTTAGTAGTCCCTCGCCCCTACACCAGTAAGGTATTGTATCTGGCCCACTCCCACCTTATGGGCGCTCACCTAGGGATGGATAAGACACGGGAGAGGATAGAAACCCGGTTTTACTGGCCCGGCATGAAAAGGGCAGTCGTGGATTATTGCGCCGGCTGCCCAGAGTGCCAACTAGTGGCCCCCCGGCCCTCAGTGAGGCACCCGCTAATCCCCCTGCCAATTATCGAAGAACCATTCGAGCGACTTGCCATGGACATTGTAGGTCCACTGCCCAAAACTAGTAGGGGTCATCGATACATCCTAGTGATCATAGACTATGCAACCAGATACCCGGAAGCTCTACCACTGCGAGCTGCCACCGCCAAAGCGGTGGGTAAAGAATTGTTCTTATTGTTCAGTAGGGTAGGAATAGCAAAGGAAATCCTCACTGACCAGGGCACTTGTTTCATGTCaagggttttaaaagaaatgttaagacTGCTACAGGTGAAGCAACTACGAACATCAGTTTATCACCCCCAAACGGACGGCCTGGTAGAACGGTTCAACCAGACGCTAAAACGGATGCTTAAGAAGGTAATGGAGGCCGATGGGAAGAACTGGGACCAATTGCTACCCTACGTTCTGTTTGGGGTAAGAGAAGTGCCTCAGGCGTCCACAGGGTTCTCCCCGTTCGAGCTGCTGTACGGGAGAAGACCCCGCGGACTTTTAGACATCGCTAAGGAAGCCTGGGAGAGTCAGCCTTCACCCCATCGCACCATCATCGAGCACGTGGACCAAATGAGGACCCGGATGGCCCAAGTCTGGCCAGTAGTGAGGGAACACCTGCAACAGGCACAGCAGGCCCAAGCCAGAGTGTACAATCGGGGTGCCCAGGTACGTGCCTTCCAACCAGGAGAACgtgttcttgtgttggtccccaGCGCAGACTGCAAGttcctggctaagtggcaggGACCCTATGAGGTGGTGACACGGGTCAATGAAGCCAACTATCAG AGTCTTCCAGGACCGCCGGCGCAACCCACCCCGGCCCTTACCGCTCGGATCCCGTTACCGAATGTGCCCATGGGAGACCATCTCAGCCCGAGTCAGCTGCAAGACCTACGTGAGGTAGTGTGGCAGCACCTGGATGTCTTCTCCGACCTGCCGGGCAGGACCGCCGTGGCCACCCATGACATAAGGACCGAGCCAGGAGTAACGGTTCGGGTGAAGCCGTATCGTGTCCCCGAGGCGAGGAGAgaggccatcaggcaggagGTGAGTAGAATGCTCCAGCTGGGGGTCATTGAGGAGTCCCACAGTGCCTGGTCCAGCCCAGTGGTACTGGTGCCCAAGCCAGATGGCTCTTACCGTTTTTGCAATGACTTTCGTAGACTCAATGACGCCTCCCAGTTCGATGCCTATCCTATGCCCAGGGTGGATGAACTGATAGACCGGCTGGGAACGGCCCGTTTCATCTCCACCTTGGACCTCACCAAAGGCTACTGGCAGGTGCCGCTGACAACTCGGGCCAGAGAGAAGACGGCCTTCGCCACCCCCGAAGGCCTATATCAGTACACCGTGTTGCCCTTTGGTGTCCATGGAGCCCCCGCCACATTCCAGCGGTTAATGGACAAGATTCTCCGGCCGCACCAAGGGTATGCCGCAGCCTATATCGATGACATTGTAATTCACAGCGACGACTGGGAGACTCACCTGAGCCGACTGAGAGCTGTTCTGGGGGCCCTTCGCGGGGCAGGCCTCACGGCAAACCCAAAGAAGTGCCGGCTGGGCCTAGAGGAAGCTTCTTACCTGGGCTACCGCATAGGACGGGGCAACGTGCGACCCCAGGATGCCAAGGTAGAGGCCATTCTCAGCTGGCCAAGACCCAAGACCAAGCGCCAGGTCAAATCATTCCTAGGTTTGGTGGGGTATTACCAGAGGTTCATTCCCCGCTACGCAACTATGGCAGCCCCCTTGCATGACCTGACGAGAAAACGGGGGCCGGACAAGGTCAAATGGAACACCGAAGCTAACGGGGCCTTTGAGTGCCTACGACAGGCTTTGTGCACCAAACCGGTGCTAGTAACgcctgccttctctctcccattccTAGTCCACACAGATGCGTCGGAAGTGGGACTGGGCGCAGTACTATCTCAGGTacgagacggagaggagcaccCGGTGATGTATATCAGCCGAAAGTTTCTGCCAAACGAACGCGCTTACTCtactgtggagaaggaggcgctcGCCATAAAATGGGCACTGGACAAGcttcgctactacctcctggggcgGAGTTTCACCCTGGTGACCGACCATGCCCCCCTGAAATGGATGGCGCAGGCAAAGGACTCCAACGCCAGGGTCACCCGCTGGTTCCTGACCCTCCAGGACTATAAATTCACGGTGGAGCACCGACCAGGGAAGGAACATGCTAACGCGGATGCACTGTCCCGGCGGGACGTTTGTATGTGGGCGGGACGGCGGGGTCCCGGCTTTCTGCTGGGGTGGGGGagttgtggcaacccacgggtgcaggtccctaggagcaccaatcagcaccaaggtcaggtgactaaaaggggatacgccccgccccccccgggagacaacgagcggcacagctgcggctcatga
- the LOC144410336 gene encoding uncharacterized protein LOC144410336 isoform X1, with the protein MGEAMEAAMARLLQAQAQQVQSMAALQGTFDRLAENLTPRAPHASPTALLTKQTPGDDVEAFLEVFERTAEREGWPEDRWAHILAPFLTGDAQRAYQDLGTREATDYPTLKGAILAHYGHNLAGRAQRVHDWVYDPQGPVRSQVVRLGRLTRSWLVTGEGPAAIDRVVMDRCIRALPLDAKRWAAQNHPASVDELINLLENHRVSQQMTAGTCPAPRGLEGRAPIRPSATLLRPAPRTAPRPTPDRSEWRCFSCGQLGHIARQCPAGDVPMPSASTEEQHRPGRCLMTTCWTPPIPGAATVPVRVGNQDTSALIDSGSVVTLIRPEWAEGEEGPRIEVTCVHGDLKAYPTRWIQVCTPRGSFSIRAGLVPDLPVPMIIGRDCPIFERFWGLRPRGGHDRASQPRPIRRGRPRAACAAHAPSGSSDEGPPEEARPLPPSPSTAPGGSNRAGGRTPDTDTATEGSQIPRGGEGGSLTEFSEFPLVADGMGNRKGQFATAQKEDDTLKHAWARVLAHDGQPIDPVSALSYPFFVTKNSLLYRMCQKGGQTVEQLVVPRPYTSKVLYLAHSHLMGAHLGMDKTRERIETRFYWPGMKRAVVDYCAGCPECQLVAPRPSVRHPLIPLPIIEEPFERLAMDIVGPLPKTSRGHRYILVIIDYATRYPEALPLRAATAKAVGKELFLLFSRVGIAKEILTDQGTCFMSRVLKEMLRLLQVKQLRTSVYHPQTDGLVERFNQTLKRMLKKVMEADGKNWDQLLPYVLFGVREVPQASTGFSPFELLYGRRPRGLLDIAKEAWESQPSPHRTIIEHVDQMRTRMAQVWPVVREHLQQAQQAQARVYNRGAQVRAFQPGERVLVLVPSADCKFLAKWQGPYEVVTRVNEANYQVRQPGRRRPLQLYHVNLLKKWQSLPGPPAQPTPALTARIPLPNVPMGDHLSPSQLQDLREVVWQHLDVFSDLPGRTAVATHDIRTEPGVTVRVKPYRVPEARREAIRQEVSRMLQLGVIEESHSAWSSPVVLVPKPDGSYRFCNDFRRLNDASQFDAYPMPRVDELIDRLGTARFISTLDLTKGYWQVPLTTRAREKTAFATPEGLYQYTVLPFGVHGAPATFQRLMDKILRPHQGYAAAYIDDIVIHSDDWETHLSRLRAVLGALRGAGLTANPKKCRLGLEEASYLGYRIGRGNVRPQDAKVEAILSWPRPKTKRQVKSFLGLVGYYQRFIPRYATMAAPLHDLTRKRGPDKVKWNTEANGAFECLRQALCTKPVLVTPAFSLPFLVHTDASEVGLGAVLSQVRDGEEHPVMYISRKFLPNERAYSTVEKEALAIKWALDKLRYYLLGRSFTLVTDHAPLKWMAQAKDSNARVTRWFLTLQDYKFTVEHRPGKEHANADALSRRDVCMWAGRRGPGFLLGWGSCGNPRVQVPRSTNQHQGQVTKRGYAPPPPGDNERHSCGS; encoded by the coding sequence ATGGGAGAAGCAATGGAGGCCGCGATGGCCAGGCTTCTCCAAGCCCAGGCGCAGCAGGTGCAGAGCATGGCAGCCCTTCAGGGGACATTCGACCGGCTGGCTGAGAACTTAACCCCAAGGGCCCCTCACGCGTCCCCAACAGCTCTACTCACAAAGCAGACCCCCGGAGACGATGTGGAGGCCTTCCTTGAGGTCTTCGAACGAACGGCAGAACGTGAAGGCTGGCCGGAAGACAGGTGGGCACACATTCTGGCGCCTTTTCTGACAGGGGACGCCCAGAGGGCGTACCAAGACCTCGGGACCAGGGAGGCTACAGACTACCCAACGCTGAAGGGGGCCATCCTGGCCCACTATGGGCACAATTTAGCCGGCCGCGCCCAGCGGGTCCACGATTGGGTGTACGACCCCCAGGGTCCCGTGCGGAGCCAGGTGGTGCGCCTGGGGAGGCTTACCCGTAGCTGGTTGGTGACCGGGGAGGGTCCAGCTGCCATCGACCGCGTCGTTATGGACCGCTGCATCCGGGCCCTGCCTCTCGACGCCAAGCGATGGGCAGCCCAGAACCACCCCGCGTCGGTGGACGAGCTGATTAACCTACTGGAGAACCATCGGGTCAGCCAGCAGATGACGGCGGGGACATGCCCTGCTCCCCGAGGCCTTGAGGGACGGGCTCCGATCCGGCCATCAGCAACCCTTCTTCGCCCGGCTCCGAGAACCGCTCCGCGCCCAACACCCGACAGGTCTGAGTGGAGATGTTTTTCGTGCGGCCAGTTAGGACATATTGCCCGGCAGTGCCCTGCGGGCGATGTGCCCATGCCCTCCGCCAGCACGGAGGAACAGCACCGCCCAGGGAGGTGCCTCATGACTACCTGTTGGACCCCCCCAATACCCGGCGCCGCAACTGTGCCGGTTCGGGTCGGGAACCAGGACACCTCAGCCCTGATAGATTCGGGTAGTGTGGTTACCCTGATCCGCCCTGAGTGggcggaaggagaagaggggccACGCATCGAGGTGACCTGCGTCCATGGGGACCTCAAGGCATATCCAACGAGATGGATCCAGGTGTGTACCCCCCGGGGATCTTTTTCCATACGGGCTGGGCTGGTTCCCGACCTCCCGGTCCCCATGATCATTGGACGCGACTGCCCCATTTTTGAGAGATTTTGGGGTCTGCGACCGAGGGGAGGGCACGATAGGGCCTCCCAGCCAAGACCCATCCGACGCGGGAGACCCAGGGCTGCCTGTGCGGCCCACGCTCCGTCCGGTTCGTCCGACGAGGGCCCCCCGGAAGAGGCAAGACCCCTTCCCCCCTCGCCTTCGACTGCACCAGGAGGCTCCAACCGGGCGGGGGGCCGAACCCCCGATACGGACACCGCTACGGAGGGATCCCAAATccccagagggggggagggcgggagccTTACGGAGTTCTCAGAATTCCCCTTAGTCGCGGACGGGATGGGGAACAGAAAGGGCCAGTTTGCTACAGCCCAGAAAGAAGACGACACCCTGAAACACGCCTGGGCTCGGGTGCTCGCCCACGACGGACAGCCCATCGACCCGGTGAGTGCCTTGTCTTACCCcttctttgttacaaaaaatTCATTGCTGTATAGGATGTGCCAGAAAGGAGGGCAGACAGTCGAACAGTTAGTAGTCCCTCGCCCCTACACCAGTAAGGTATTGTATCTGGCCCACTCCCACCTTATGGGCGCTCACCTAGGGATGGATAAGACACGGGAGAGGATAGAAACCCGGTTTTACTGGCCCGGCATGAAAAGGGCAGTCGTGGATTATTGCGCCGGCTGCCCAGAGTGCCAACTAGTGGCCCCCCGGCCCTCAGTGAGGCACCCGCTAATCCCCCTGCCAATTATCGAAGAACCATTCGAGCGACTTGCCATGGACATTGTAGGTCCACTGCCCAAAACTAGTAGGGGTCATCGATACATCCTAGTGATCATAGACTATGCAACCAGATACCCGGAAGCTCTACCACTGCGAGCTGCCACCGCCAAAGCGGTGGGTAAAGAATTGTTCTTATTGTTCAGTAGGGTAGGAATAGCAAAGGAAATCCTCACTGACCAGGGCACTTGTTTCATGTCaagggttttaaaagaaatgttaagacTGCTACAGGTGAAGCAACTACGAACATCAGTTTATCACCCCCAAACGGACGGCCTGGTAGAACGGTTCAACCAGACGCTAAAACGGATGCTTAAGAAGGTAATGGAGGCCGATGGGAAGAACTGGGACCAATTGCTACCCTACGTTCTGTTTGGGGTAAGAGAAGTGCCTCAGGCGTCCACAGGGTTCTCCCCGTTCGAGCTGCTGTACGGGAGAAGACCCCGCGGACTTTTAGACATCGCTAAGGAAGCCTGGGAGAGTCAGCCTTCACCCCATCGCACCATCATCGAGCACGTGGACCAAATGAGGACCCGGATGGCCCAAGTCTGGCCAGTAGTGAGGGAACACCTGCAACAGGCACAGCAGGCCCAAGCCAGAGTGTACAATCGGGGTGCCCAGGTACGTGCCTTCCAACCAGGAGAACgtgttcttgtgttggtccccaGCGCAGACTGCAAGttcctggctaagtggcaggGACCCTATGAGGTGGTGACACGGGTCAATGAAGCCAACTATCAGGTACGTCAGCCTGGCCGGCGCAGGCCCCTACAACTCTACCATGTTAACCTTCTTAAAAAATGGCAGAGTCTTCCAGGACCGCCGGCGCAACCCACCCCGGCCCTTACCGCTCGGATCCCGTTACCGAATGTGCCCATGGGAGACCATCTCAGCCCGAGTCAGCTGCAAGACCTACGTGAGGTAGTGTGGCAGCACCTGGATGTCTTCTCCGACCTGCCGGGCAGGACCGCCGTGGCCACCCATGACATAAGGACCGAGCCAGGAGTAACGGTTCGGGTGAAGCCGTATCGTGTCCCCGAGGCGAGGAGAgaggccatcaggcaggagGTGAGTAGAATGCTCCAGCTGGGGGTCATTGAGGAGTCCCACAGTGCCTGGTCCAGCCCAGTGGTACTGGTGCCCAAGCCAGATGGCTCTTACCGTTTTTGCAATGACTTTCGTAGACTCAATGACGCCTCCCAGTTCGATGCCTATCCTATGCCCAGGGTGGATGAACTGATAGACCGGCTGGGAACGGCCCGTTTCATCTCCACCTTGGACCTCACCAAAGGCTACTGGCAGGTGCCGCTGACAACTCGGGCCAGAGAGAAGACGGCCTTCGCCACCCCCGAAGGCCTATATCAGTACACCGTGTTGCCCTTTGGTGTCCATGGAGCCCCCGCCACATTCCAGCGGTTAATGGACAAGATTCTCCGGCCGCACCAAGGGTATGCCGCAGCCTATATCGATGACATTGTAATTCACAGCGACGACTGGGAGACTCACCTGAGCCGACTGAGAGCTGTTCTGGGGGCCCTTCGCGGGGCAGGCCTCACGGCAAACCCAAAGAAGTGCCGGCTGGGCCTAGAGGAAGCTTCTTACCTGGGCTACCGCATAGGACGGGGCAACGTGCGACCCCAGGATGCCAAGGTAGAGGCCATTCTCAGCTGGCCAAGACCCAAGACCAAGCGCCAGGTCAAATCATTCCTAGGTTTGGTGGGGTATTACCAGAGGTTCATTCCCCGCTACGCAACTATGGCAGCCCCCTTGCATGACCTGACGAGAAAACGGGGGCCGGACAAGGTCAAATGGAACACCGAAGCTAACGGGGCCTTTGAGTGCCTACGACAGGCTTTGTGCACCAAACCGGTGCTAGTAACgcctgccttctctctcccattccTAGTCCACACAGATGCGTCGGAAGTGGGACTGGGCGCAGTACTATCTCAGGTacgagacggagaggagcaccCGGTGATGTATATCAGCCGAAAGTTTCTGCCAAACGAACGCGCTTACTCtactgtggagaaggaggcgctcGCCATAAAATGGGCACTGGACAAGcttcgctactacctcctggggcgGAGTTTCACCCTGGTGACCGACCATGCCCCCCTGAAATGGATGGCGCAGGCAAAGGACTCCAACGCCAGGGTCACCCGCTGGTTCCTGACCCTCCAGGACTATAAATTCACGGTGGAGCACCGACCAGGGAAGGAACATGCTAACGCGGATGCACTGTCCCGGCGGGACGTTTGTATGTGGGCGGGACGGCGGGGTCCCGGCTTTCTGCTGGGGTGGGGGagttgtggcaacccacgggtgcaggtccctaggagcaccaatcagcaccaaggtcaggtgactaaaaggggatacgccccgccccccccgggagacaacgagcggcacagctgcggctcatga
- the ckma gene encoding creatine kinase, muscle a: MPFGNTHNNFKLNYKVEDEFPDLSKHNNHMAKVLTKELYGKIRDRQTPSGYTLDDVIQTGVDNPGHPFIMTVGCVAGDEESYEVFKELLDPVISDRHGGYKPTDKHKTDMNFENLKGGDDLDPNYVLSSRVRTGRSIKGFTLPPHNSRGERRAIEKLSVEALTSLDGEFKGKYYPLKSMTDAEQEQLINDHFLFDKPVSPLLTCAGMARDWPDGRGIMHNDNKTFLVWVNEEDHLRVISMQKGGNMREVFKRFCVGLQKIEEIFKKHNHGFMWNEHLGYILTCPSNLGTGLRGGVHVKLPKLSTHPKFDEILTRLRLQKRGTGGVDTASVGGVFDISNADRLGSSEVEQVQLVVDGVKLMVELEKKLEKGEAIDSLIPAQK, encoded by the exons ATGCCTTTCGGAAACACCCACAACAACTTCAAACTCAACTACAAAGTTGAGGATGAGTTCCCTGACCTgtccaaacacaacaaccaTATGGCTAAGGTCCTCACCAAGGAGCTGTATGGCAAGATTAGGGACAGGCAGACACCCAGTGGCTACaccctggatgacgtcatccagaCTGGTGTCGACAACCCTG GTCACCCCTTCATCATGACTGTTGGCTGCGTCGCTGGTGATGAGGAGTCCTACGAGGTCTTCAAGGAGCTGTTGGACCCCGTCATCTCCGACCGTCATGGTGGATACAAGCCCACAGACAAGCACAAGACCGACATGAACTTCGAGAACCTGAAG GGTGGTGACGACCTGGATCCCAACTACGTTCTGTCTAGCCGCGTCCGTACTGGCCGCAGCATCAAGGGtttcaccctccccccccacaacaGCCGTGGGGAGCGCAGAGCCATTGAAAAGCTCTCCGTTGAGG CTCTGACCAGCCTGGATGGCGAGTTCAAGGGAAAGTACTACCCCCTAAAGTCCATGACTGACGccgagcaggagcagctgatcaatgatcacttcctgtttgacaaGCCTGTCTCTCCCCTGCTGACCTGCGCAGGCATGGCCCGTGACTGGCCAGATGGCAGAGGCATCAT GCACAACGACAACAAGACCTTCCTGGTCTGGGTGAATGAGGAGGACCACCTGCGTGTCATCTCCATGCAGAAGGGCGGCAACATGAGGGAGGTGTTCAAACGTTTCTGCGTTGGCCTGCAGAAG ATTGAGGAGATCTTCAAGAAGCACAATCATGGCTTCATGTGGAATGAGCATCTTGGCTACATCCTGACCTGCCCCTCCAACCTGGGCACCGGCCTGCGTGGTGGCGTCCACGTCAAGCTGCCCAAGCTGAGCACACACCCCAAGTTCGACGAGATCCTCACCAGGCTGCGTCTGCAGAAGCGTGGAACAG GTGGTGTGGACACTGCCTCTGTGGGTGGTGTGTTCGACATCTCCAACGCCGACCGTCTGGGCTCCTCCGAGGTGGAGCAGGTCCAGCTGGTGGTTGACGGTGTTAAGCTCATGGTCgagctggagaagaagctggagaaggGAGAGGCCATCGACAGCTTGATCCCCGCACAGAAGTAA